Proteins from one Caminicella sporogenes DSM 14501 genomic window:
- the thiE gene encoding thiamine phosphate synthase has product MNKIYRIIDANINRVSEGLRVLEDIARFIYDNSNLSSTLREIRHSVRKSFNDSNLLYYRNSINDCGLKISQNTIIDKKETLENLIYANFKRVEEGLRSIEENLKILGKYSESKKYEFLRFKTYELEKSFLIKKFFPHTDIYGILCENLSLGRNNIQIAKEMIKAGIKIIQYREKHKSKLEKYKECKIIRTLTKNNDVFFIVNDDVDIALSVKADGIHIGQEDMPIKEVKKLAPNMIIGLSTHNENQAKKAVKNGADYIGVGPIFKTNTKKNIEKSEGLNYLKWVSENISIPYVAIGGIKESNILEVKKNGGRCFAMISEIVSAKNIAEKVKNIRKILS; this is encoded by the coding sequence ATGAATAAAATTTACAGAATAATTGATGCAAATATAAATAGAGTTTCTGAAGGTTTAAGAGTTCTAGAAGATATTGCAAGATTTATATATGATAACTCAAATCTATCTAGTACGCTTAGAGAAATAAGACACAGCGTCAGAAAATCATTTAATGATTCTAACTTATTATATTACAGAAATTCTATCAATGACTGTGGCTTAAAAATCTCTCAAAATACTATTATTGATAAAAAAGAAACTTTAGAAAATCTCATCTATGCAAACTTTAAAAGAGTCGAAGAAGGATTAAGAAGCATAGAAGAAAATTTGAAAATTTTAGGCAAATACTCTGAATCAAAAAAATATGAATTTTTAAGATTTAAAACATATGAATTGGAAAAATCTTTTTTAATCAAAAAATTTTTTCCACACACCGATATTTATGGAATACTGTGCGAAAATTTATCTTTAGGCAGAAATAATATACAAATAGCAAAAGAAATGATTAAAGCTGGAATAAAAATAATCCAATACAGAGAAAAACACAAAAGTAAATTAGAAAAATATAAAGAATGTAAAATAATTCGCACTCTAACTAAAAACAATGATGTATTTTTCATTGTCAATGATGATGTAGATATAGCTCTATCTGTAAAAGCAGATGGAATACATATAGGACAAGAAGACATGCCTATAAAAGAAGTAAAAAAATTAGCTCCAAATATGATTATAGGCTTATCAACACATAATGAAAATCAAGCTAAAAAGGCAGTAAAAAATGGAGCTGATTACATAGGTGTAGGTCCTATTTTCAAAACAAACACTAAAAAAAATATTGAAAAATCTGAAGGACTAAATTATCTAAAATGGGTTAGTGAAAACATATCTATTCCATATGTTGCTATAGGCGGCATAAAAGAATCTAATATACTTGAAGTCAAAAAAAATGGCGGTAGATGTTTTGCAATGATTTCCGAAATAGTCAGTGCTAAAAACATAGCTGAAAAAGTTAAAAACATTAGAAAGATACTAAGTTAA